In Rhodanobacter humi, the genomic stretch GGATTTGCAGTCCGCTGCATGACCACTCTGCCACCCGGCCAGATGGCGCAGCCGCGATCCGCGGGGATCATCGGCTGCCGATAAAACAAAACCCCGGCAACGCGAGGTTTTGCTGGAAAACTGGAGCGGGAAACGAGACTCGAACTCGCGACCCCGACCTTGGCAAGGTCGTGCTCTACCAACTGAGCTATTCCCGCTTGGTGAGCCGCGAATCATAGCAGAAGAACGGCGGATGTGAAGCCCTCGGGCCGTGCATCGCTGCACCGAATACCGCGCACGGCGGACGGCCCGGAAACGGCGAAGCCCCGGCGAACCGGGGCTTCGTGCGTGAATCTGGAGCGGGAAACGAGACTCGAACTCGCGACCCCGACCTTGGCAAGGTCGTGCTCTACCAACTGAGCTATTCCCGCTTGGGAGGGCGCATTCTAATACGCGAGCGCGCGGCGTCAAGACTTGCCCGCGCCCCGTTCAAGCGTCGCCGTGCGTGCCCGGATGCCGCTGCGCATCGCCGCGCAAGGTGGGCCATGCCGCGTGCAGGTAGTACAGGCCCGACCAGATGGTGAGCACGCCGGCGATCACCAGCAGTGCCTCGCCGATGTGGTACAGGCGCAGCGCGGTGGCCTCCTTCTCGTGCTGCACGATCAGCACCACCAGCGCCACGATCTGCATCACCGTCTTCAGCTTGCCGATGAACGCCACCTTGACCGTGGCACGCATGCCGACTTCGGCCATCCATTCGCGCAGCGCCGAGATGCTGATCTCGCGTCCCACGATCACCGCCGCGGTCACCGCCATCACGATGCTGGACCAGCCTTCCGGGTGCGACTCCACCAGCAGGAACAGGGTCACCGCCACCATCAGCTTGTCGGCCACCGGGTCGAGGAAGGCGCCGAAAGCCGAGGTGAGGTTCATCCGCCGCGCGAGGAAGCCGTCCAGCCAGTCGGTGACCGCGGCGAGCAGGAACACGATCGCGGCGGTGATGTTGTGACCGTGGAACGGCAGGTAGAACACCAGCACCATCACCGGCAGCAACAACACGCGGAACAGGGTCAGCCAGGTGGGAAGGTTGATGTGCATGGGAGCGCCTGCGGATTTGCCACAGTGTCGCATGCCGCCGTGCCGCTGCGCAGCGCGACGATGCGAAACATTCAGCCGTGCAACGCGCCGTAGATGCGTTCGGCCAGGCCGCGGTCGATACCCTTCACGCGCATCAGTTCC encodes the following:
- the pgsA gene encoding CDP-diacylglycerol--glycerol-3-phosphate 3-phosphatidyltransferase, with the protein product MHINLPTWLTLFRVLLLPVMVLVFYLPFHGHNITAAIVFLLAAVTDWLDGFLARRMNLTSAFGAFLDPVADKLMVAVTLFLLVESHPEGWSSIVMAVTAAVIVGREISISALREWMAEVGMRATVKVAFIGKLKTVMQIVALVVLIVQHEKEATALRLYHIGEALLVIAGVLTIWSGLYYLHAAWPTLRGDAQRHPGTHGDA